TCAAGGCACTGATCTCTGATGTTAGAATATCATTATTGCAATTGGTTTTCATGCGGTGGAGAAAGGTGCCACCGAATGTTATCGTGAACAGCTTGATTGCTGCCACCAAAGCAGGTATTAAGCTTGATCGTGA
The Bacteroidota bacterium DNA segment above includes these coding regions:
- a CDS encoding flotillin-like FloA family protein, whose product is MNSQVIIIIAIGFGSLFAIWLIFYFIPVGLWFKALISDVRISLLQLVFMRWRKVPPNVIVNSLIAATKAGIKLDR